A genomic window from Streptomyces sp. NBC_01429 includes:
- a CDS encoding aminoglycoside phosphotransferase family protein → MESVIDIPVALAETQSKYNGEAGRAFIAELPGLAADFLDRWELRLTGPSMYGVCALVLPVERPDGTDAVLKLQLLDDESVGEPVALRAWDVAGGGSVRLLRHDEATGTMLLERLSPRDLGEVEAREAVRVIAELLARLTAVRAPAGVRGLGSIAARMLDDVPRLSRLLPDEDERRLLRDCAAAVREVAAEPGDRLLHWDLHYANVLATPDGDPRGPWLAIDPKPLAGDPGFELLPALGNRFDAAETDRRFDLMTEVLGLDRERAGAWTLGRVLQNSLWHIEDGERALDPVQVSIGRALLAR, encoded by the coding sequence ATCGAATCCGTGATTGACATTCCGGTGGCGCTGGCGGAAACACAGTCGAAGTACAACGGCGAGGCGGGCCGCGCGTTCATCGCGGAGCTGCCGGGGCTGGCGGCGGACTTCCTGGACCGTTGGGAACTACGGCTCACCGGCCCCTCGATGTACGGCGTGTGCGCGCTGGTGCTCCCCGTGGAACGCCCGGACGGTACGGACGCCGTGCTGAAGCTCCAGCTCCTGGACGACGAGTCGGTCGGCGAGCCCGTGGCGCTGCGCGCGTGGGACGTGGCCGGCGGCGGTTCCGTACGGCTGCTCCGGCACGACGAGGCCACCGGCACGATGCTGCTGGAGCGCCTGAGCCCCCGCGACCTGGGGGAAGTGGAGGCGCGGGAGGCGGTCCGTGTCATCGCCGAACTGCTCGCCCGGCTCACGGCGGTACGGGCCCCCGCCGGGGTGCGCGGGCTCGGCTCCATCGCGGCCCGGATGCTGGACGACGTACCCCGGCTGTCCCGGCTCCTCCCGGACGAGGACGAACGCCGGCTGCTGCGCGACTGCGCGGCGGCGGTGCGCGAGGTCGCGGCCGAGCCGGGGGACCGGCTGCTGCACTGGGACCTGCACTACGCGAACGTCCTCGCGACCCCCGACGGCGACCCGCGCGGCCCCTGGCTCGCCATCGACCCGAAGCCGCTGGCCGGCGACCCCGGGTTCGAGCTGCTGCCCGCGCTCGGCAACCGCTTCGACGCGGCGGAGACCGACCGGCGCTTCGACCTGATGACGGAGGTGCTCGGGCTGGACCGGGAGCGCGCGGGCGCATGGACGCTGGGGCGCGTCCTCCAGAACAGCCTGTGGCACATCGAGGACGGCGAGCGCGCGCTCGATCCGGTACAGGTGTCCATCGGCCGGGCGCTGCTGGCGCGCTGA